A window of the Gossypium hirsutum isolate 1008001.06 chromosome A03, Gossypium_hirsutum_v2.1, whole genome shotgun sequence genome harbors these coding sequences:
- the LOC107886361 gene encoding uncharacterized protein, translating to MKLKNKGKVYPSPSSSSSASSSEDHLSVLNLLPAAILVVASVLSLEDRQVLAYMITRSLKTTTTTTTNPSLISPKKRSSKKHPPPSAAKPSHKPPDFDCDCFDCYTTYWLRWDSSPNRELIHQVIEAFEDHLSSGESHKASKKNARLKRRDANTKTVSRIPENPVSDLPGHQAPVSTEEAPVFADDVIFTEKNVEEESAVAVEMTEEYPVAEDSDVEIGTRPPPTSNDKGLARKVLPDILGLFNSRLWGLWNPNV from the coding sequence atGAAGCTCAAAAACAAAGGTAAAGTATATCCAtccccttcttcttcttcttctgcttcTTCTAGTGAAGACCATCTTTCCGTTTTAAACCTTCTTCCAGCTGCAATTTTAGTTGTTGCTTCAGTCCTTTCTCTCGAGGACCGACAAGTTTTAGCTTACATGATTACAAGGTCTCTCaaaaccaccaccaccaccaccaccaaccCTTCTTTAATCTCTCCCAAGAAAAGATCTTCCAAGAAACACCCACCACCCTCCGCCGCCAAACCCTCCCATAAGCCGCCTGATTTCGACTGCGATTGTTTCGACTGTTACACCACTTATTGGCTTCGCTGGGACTCTTCTCCTAACCGCGAGCTTATCCATCAAGTTATCGAAGCTTTTGAAGATCACTTATCCAGTGGCGAATCCCACAAAGCTTCCAAGAAAAATGCGCGTCTCAAAAGGAGGGATGCTAACACCAAAACAGTCTCTCGCATTCCCGAGAACCCGGTTTCTGACCTCCCGGGTCACCAAGCCCCCGTCTCCACCGAGGAAGCACCTGTTTTTGCTGATGACGTCATTTTCACGGAGAAGAATGTTGAAGAAGAGTCAGCTGTAGCGGTGGAAATGACGGAGGAATATCCGGTAGCGGAAGATAGTGATGTGGAAATAGGTACGCGGCCGCCGCCGACAAGTAACGACAAGGGTTTGGCTAGGAAAGTGTTACCGGACatattaggattatttaattCTCGTTTATGGGGTCTTTGGAATCCAAATGTGTAA